From Gottschalkiaceae bacterium SANA:
CTGCGTTGCATTCCATGGATCATAACAAATCTCTTTGATATCCCAAACCTCAGCTTTCGTCATGATGTATGAAATGATCCAATCATAATCAACCACGCCTCCAGGAGTGAAAGTCAAATACCCTTGTTTCTCCCACAAGCGATATGGTACCTTGTCACGCTTGATCTTCTCATCTACTTTGTCTTCCGGAATAAAGGAATGACTATGAACAAATACACGGCCATCCGGCAAAGAAAATTCAAAATTGATACTCGTGATATCTGTCGTTGCAGATAAATCCACCCCAACTATGCAAGGAATCTCTTCAAGCTTTAGCGCCTTTACTTCTTCCTTGGACAATGTTGGACACTTGCGCCACTTCTCCATATCCATCCAGCGCACTTCGCTATTCACCCAAACGTTCAAATGCTTACACAGAAAGTTGTTTTGCGCTGCTGGAATCTCCATGGCCTTTTTCACTTTTGCTTCCAGATCCTCAAGCTTCACAGAAACCCCAAGGTTGGGATTCGCCTTCGCCCAAGTCTCAGGATCCCGCCAATCATCTTCCGGATCCATCTGAGCGATATAAGCGAAGTAGCGATCATCTTCCATGCCAGCGGTATTCTTTAAAATCTTTGTTGAATATTCATACTGCTCATAACAGATGCCGTTGTGATTAAAGCCGGCTGTTGTGATCGGGAACATCAATGGTTGTCGCCGCGCCCCGGTTGCCGTTTCAAGAACGTCCCAAAGTTCACGCGTTTTATGGGCATGTAACTCATCGATCAATGCAAAGTAAACATTCAATCCATCCAGGCTATCCGCTTCTGAAGCCAATGGTTCAAACTTGCTAAAGGTAGCCGGCACACTCAAATTCAGCTTGTAAATATCGACCATGTCCTTCAGTTCGCTCGATGTCATTACCATCCGCTTGGCTTCTTCAAATATGATCTTCGCTTGGTCACGCTTGGTGGCAGCGGAATAAATCTCCGCTCTAGCCTCTCCATCTGCCAGCAATCCATAAAGGGCAATACCTGCAGCTAAAGTAGACTTTCCATTCTTCCTGGGTACCTGGACATAAGCCGTTCGGAAGCGGCGAACCCCATCTGACTTTCGGACCCATCCGAAGACGGATCCAACGATAAAGCACTGCCAGAGTTCCAATTCTATTGGCCGCCCTGCCCATTCACCAGTAGTGTGCTTCAAGAATGGGAAGAAATTGATCGCTCGATCCGCAAGTTCCTTATCAAACTTATAGGGATACTTTTTCCGAACCGACTTCTTCAGGTCATTCATGTGCCGCTTACAGGCCAACTTAACCAGTTCATTGGCCGGGATATTGCCGGCTAAAACTTCCCTGGCATACTTGGTTGTTCTATCCACTTCGACCACCCTTTATGAAACTAGCAAAGGGGCTCTCCATTTTTTCAGCCTGCTCCATTGACAATGAAGTTCTAGAGCTTGGAGTCAAACCAAACTCTTTGCAGAAAGTCACCATCAACTTCATCGCAGTATTCGCGATCCCAACTTCAGGACGCTGAATGATATTTCCCTTGTCTGACGTAAATGTCAGGCCTTTTTCTTTAACCAGCTTCTCAGCCTGCACCCATCGAGAAAAGTTAGCGCAGTATGCCGCCAGTGCCGCTTCGTCTGCTTTTGTTAACAATCCGACTTTGTGAAGGAGTGGGGCAATCCGCTTCCATTCCTTCTTGGCCAAGCTGTCCAAGTATGTTGGTGGCTTAACTGTTCCCTTTGCATCTAATTCATATTTCTCAAACTCCGGCTCATTTTTATTCAAGGACCTTTTGCCAGGGTTCCCCTGAAGTGATTTCAAAGCCGTTGGTTTTGGTTTTCTTCCTGGTTGTCCCAATTTGACCCCCCCTATTCTAATTCGCGGGTGTGTGAGTGAAGGGCCACCGAACGGTCCCCTTCGGAACCGTTCTAGAGATCTAACCCCCCCTACCTATCTACCGAAACCACCATCTTCGGTTGCAGTCTTCACATTATGGCATTCCTCACAGAGCGGTTGCCAGTTACTCACATCCCAGAACAAGTCTGGATCACCCTTATGAGGGATGATGTGGTCAACAACTGTCGCCTGTCGAACGATTCCTTTGGCTGCACACCGAGTACATAGTGGATTCCGTAATAAAAAAGACCTTCGCGCTTTCCGCCAACGATGATCATATCCTCGCTGACTTGCCGATGGTCTTTGTTTATCCTTTTGTCGTTTTACCTTTTTCTTTTCTGCCTTGTGCTCTTCACAATAATAGCCAGATGTGAGGTTCTTACACCCGATCTTGGCACATGGTTTCAGTGGTCTGTTTGCCATTTTCCCAAAATCACCTCCTAAATCATAGGACAGCCCGCATGACTACTAGGCTTAAAGGTGTTTTCCTAACACCCTTTTGAGTTTGTCGTATCTATGATTTTGTTAAACTCGTGAAAAAGCACTCAATCCCCGTCATATCAACGGCTTTCCTTGTATCGTAAAATCACAGTTTAACAAGCTATCCATTTTGACAAGCTCAACAGAAAAAAATATAAAAACAGGTCAAAATCGAAAGTTCTTCAACGTTCTATCGAGATAGTCCTGTTCCACTCCAATGTAATCCAAAGTTTGCACTTCACTCCTGTGTCCGTAAATCTTCATCAAGACAGGCAATGCATTCCTCTCGCCACACTGCAAATAAAAATGGTGTCCAAATGTTTTCCGCATACTATGCGTACTCAACTTGACACCATATTTCCCTCCAGCTGCATTAATAATCTGATATGCTCGTTGCCTTGTGATCGGCCGGTTGTAATTCTGCCTGGACCGAATCAAGTAATCTTCATTATCTTTATCACAAACATACAGGGCAACCTCTCGCCTCAACTCCGGATTAACGATAATCTTTCGAACGTTCCCTGTCTTCTGCTCGGTCACCATGAAATACTCTTGGTCCCTAACATCCGACACCTTCAGCTTCAGTATGTCGCTAATCCGAAGTCCGGAATAGATCCCCAGCATGAAGAGAATATAGTCCCGATCACTTTGCATCTTCAGGTATTCAGTTATGTCTTTCAGTACCCGCTTGTCACGGATTGGATTCGCTGCTGCCATTATTTCACCTCACAAAAAAGAGAACTGCTCTAGGCAATTCTCCTTAATATCACTATAACATGGGGATATGGCATTAAATGTTCCCTAATTGTTCCTTGATCAATTATACACCGTTAGCTCTTCTTATTAATTGATTACTTTTTATTTTCACAAATACAATCTTCTCTAGTTTATTAAAACTATCTCTTATTATTGAGATCTCTTTCATTAACTCATCGATCTCTTTTTCACATTCACGTCTGTCTTCATGCTCTGGACATACTTGATTTTTCATAAATATTCTACTTCGTATATTATTTGAGGAAACGGCCAATTGTTTTTCCCAATGATCATTAAACTCATCTAAGTTTTCATATATTTCAACTGCATCACTATAACATTTTTCAAATTCTTCAATCGGTATCAACTTCAAAAAATCATAGTAACCCATAATATCACTTCTAAAAGAATCCATTCTCTTAATGGACAACTCAAACATTCCCTCTGTAATCTCATCGTTATCATACACTTTTTTTATTTTATTCATCTCTTCGTATATAGCACCCGAAAGGATTTTATTCAATTTAGCTGCAGCCCTAAACTGTATAGCCAAAGCATCTATTTCTCTTTCGTACATACGCTTTTGTAGTCCGGTTGTTGTTTGCTGAACCCGTAACAATAAAAATGAAATAGCCAAGGTTATTAGAGCACTAAAAACTTCAACACCACTAGACTCTTTGAAAAAACCAAAAAAAACGATTACCTCAGAACTCATCAGTACTATCAGAGTAATAATAAATAAAGTTTCAATCAATTCAAGGATTTTCTCTTTCACAGTATCCTCCTAGGCAATTCTTATTAATAACATATTGCAATATTTTTATACTGGCTATTATTCCCTAACTGTTCGATTTTAGTTAAGTATGCTTGCTAAAAACCATGTAATTCCAATTACCGCAATAACAAGATACAGATAATTTTTCCGTCGAAACTTCATGATTTTTCTGTATTCTGTGCTAGTACTAACTTTACTACTAATTTGAATAAAATCAATTAATGTAAAAATAACAATTATTGTTACAATTATCGAACCATTCAATACTATTACGCCGCCATACGATCCGTTATTTATAAGCGTTGAAACATAATTGAAATTAATACCAAGCAAACTAAATATAGCTATAAAAACACTCATATACAAAAACAAATTGGATTCGATTTTTATAATGCGCTCTTCAATATTTTTCATTTTTTCAACAGATTCGCTAGTTTTATTTTGAGCTTGTAAAGCTTGATTTTTCAACATATCATTTTCACTTATCATTCTATTTATATGATCCAAACTATTCTTTGTCGCTATAAAAAAATAGTATTTCTCTCCAAATTCTGTTATTGACAACGAGGAAAGATTCGTTGAAGTATAACTTTCGACATCCGATGTGTCCGATATACAATCTATAATATGATGTTGATCAATAAGATTGAGGAGTTCCTCGCGAGTATAAGCTTCATATGTCTCTTCATCCAAATATTGACCGTCCATCTTCTCAACCATCATTCTGATATCCATATATTTATCTATCTTGAAATCTAAATCACGAACATTTTTTTCATTCCAATCAAAGGTCTCTTCAATATCATGTAAGTTCCTAAGTCTTATATGTCCTCTAAGAATCGCATAAAAAATAAAATTTAAGGCGTCATAATCTCCAATCCCCATCACTTTAGAAGCTCTTTTTATTGAATATCTAAGAGGTTCAGATATAATGTTCGATATATTTTCTTCAATGTTATCGATTTTGAACGAGGATATATACTTTACTAATTGCGCATCATAGTCATTATTATAAATCGCCGACAATTTATGTATTAAGTACTTACGCTCCTTTAAAAATTGATATATTTTTTCCTTATCTTTCTTCTCCATCATCTTTCCTCCATAAAATCTTCGAGTGAATTTTCCTAATATAAGAATAACTATAATTTAACTTTAATGCAATTTTTTTCAAATTATCCCCTTCGATAGCAACCATGTAAGCAATTCGGTATTCAATCCCATCCATGTTTTTGATTCGATCCACAATGGCCTTTTGACAATCTTTAACTTTATCAAGCAGTAACTTATACTTCTCAATATCTTTCTCCAATGCTTCAATCTGTGGCAATTGCTCCATCATATCCAATTTGCAATGATTCTCCTGCACCCTGGGTGCTGAGTAATCAATCCCAGAAATATCACTAATCGGCTTCAACCACCCTTCCACAATCGCATCATGCTGAGCAATAAGTGACTCAAGCCGATCCTCATAAATCTCAATTTCTCTACATAAATCCTGATAACACTTCACAAATTCCATCTTCACCTCTCCCCTCGCAAATAAAAAGACACTCCTGACGTTTTGCTCAGAAGTGTCCGCCGGCATGTCCGGTAGGACTGCTATATTTTTTCTCTCTCTTTCAAATTCAAATTATAACTCAAAGTTCCCTGATGAATACTTATCGAAATATCGAAGTGATCCAATCGCCCTTGGGCTTCGACTGTCGATAAAGTTACCCGAATATACTCAGTTAACTTTGCCTCTATTTTCTGCCTCTTATCAATCTGTCCTGGCATCTCTCACCGTCCATTTATTATTTTCTGTTTCATTTTCTCGTTCAATCGAATCAAATCATCTTGAACCAATGGGTCACTCAAATCATGCAAATCAATTATCACCAACTGCTGACAAAGAATATCTCTCAGTTCTTCTTTCATCGCCCTCTCCTAAAATGGTATTTCATCATCATTCCTGAACTCTTCAAAATCTGCCATGGGATCTGTTTCCACTTTCTGATCCGGCTCGGCCTGCTGTTTCTTTTGACTCGCCCAGTCAATAATCTCCACCCGTTCGGCCATGATCTCTGTGACATAATGACGTACTCCATCCCGATCATAAGTACCGCTTCGGAGCTTCCCTTCAATAAGAACCCGCTTCCCTTTCTTTGAGTACTTTGAAAGAAATACTGCCGGAGCTCCAATCGCCTTCACCAAGAAGAAATCCGCAGTCGGCTTTCCTTGCTGCTCTCGTTTCGCTCTCATGTCTTTTGAATATCCCCGATCCACTGCTAGCTGAGTTGTCGCCAAGGGGGTTCCATTTAGTGCTTCGTAGTCCAAACTTACATCTACTGAAAGCCGTCCCATCTCTATACATTTATTCATCTGCTCACCTCTTATGAAAAATTAGTATTCCGAAACCGCTTAACAACTGCTCCTTCAGAATCAAATACAAAAATCTTACCCAATGACAAAATCACATAATCCTCTTTGATCTTTTCTCCACCCATCGCCATTTGCATGAACGATTTTTCCCGCTCATCCCGGCCAAATATTCCAGTAATATGCGCCTCAATCTTCTCTCCTGTATGCTCGTTTTCTTCCTGAAGATATCGATTCAGAATCAATACATCTCCAACTTCAAAGAGTCGATCATCCTTGAGAAGCTCAAACAACTTTTCTCCTTTTACCATCACATCAAAGCTCTGACTCTCCATTTTCAATTCATGGACTTTATGGATTCCAATATCCAGATCTTCCTGGCTTAAAAATGCAGCTGCAAAACAATCATTGCAGATCATCCCAATTCCAATTTTCCCGACCCAATCTTTGAGTACCGGGGAATCTAATTTTAGATCATTAGGGAACAACAACGGCATCACGTTCTTCGAACCGCACCAGGGGCATTCTTCATATTCCTTTAATTTCTCAATCCATTCTGTTGCCGTAACAAATGTTTCCATCTTCGACCTCCTCATTTCATCATTTTCAGTGACTTCGGATCCATCTCCAGCATTTTCTTTGCTCCCTCGTCATAGATAATAATTTTGCCGTTATCTTCAGACTTGTACAACACCATCTCAGGACTTAATCGCATCTGGTAACTGTACAATGCCGGTGCATCAACTTCCACTTTGAATTCTACTTTATGCATATTTCTCTTCCTCCTGCTCCATTTGCCATTGAGGTCTTCGGCCGATCACAATTTCATCAATTCCAAATTCCTCAACCACTCGATCATGGCCTTCCCAATACTCAACAAAGATCCGCTTTTTCAAATGCATGTAGTACCAACCTGAAATACCTCTGCCCTTTATATAAATCTGATTCAAGCACCTCCCGCAAAATGCCTTTCCTCCGATCACAATCAAATCTGTGTTTCTCACCGATCGATTGCAAGCAGTGCAGTTGATTAATCTATTGGCCATAAAACCTGTGATCCAGCTTTGGATCCTTGAATTCAACGATGTTGCCGCGGGCATACTCAACCAATCGTCCTGTAATTGCTCGATCCATATTTCTTAATTCTTCAATCGTTTTTTCGCAGGTAACCACAATTCCCTTTTTCTTGAAATAGCGATAATCAATGATCTGAAACATAGAGTCGATATGGCTCATCAAAGGATTCTTCTGACCATTCCACTCTCGGATCGTTGTCCGGAAAATGTCGTCAATTACCAAAAGCTCAGCATCCTTGTACTGATTGATCACTTTGTACAGATCCTTTTCTTTCTTTGCATTTGCAAAGGTAGCTAGCAAATCTTGGAATGTCACATAACGCACCAACACATTCTTCTTAATCAAAGCATTTGCTATCCCGATAGATAAATGAGTTTTACCCGCGCCATTTTGCCCCATCAACATAAAATTCATATGCATGTTGTCATACTCCCCAAAGATCTCAACAAACCGTTTAGACCGACTCAATGCAACTTCCTGAACCTCATTCTTGGGGATGTAATTATCCAGGGTCCGATCCTGAAAAGCCTCTGCAATCCCTGAATCCTTCAAAGCACTGATCGCCTTCTTACGTTTCAAACACTCGCATGGCCGGCATGCTTCCCGCCCATCATCCTTGGTGATAATCTCCCAACCTGAATCATGACAAATCGAGCACTTATACTGCGTTTGTGACTTTCTTTGCATTGCACCCTGATTAGAAATTGTTCCAATCCCGCTCTGCAAGATCTGGTTCAACGCTGTCATTTACCTCACTCCTTTCATCCGACTTTCGTCCTTTTAATTTCTGGTCCTCATACTTCCCAACAACCCAGCTGAGTATCGCCCGATAATCACTGGCATATTTTTTCCCATGAGCGCCCTTGTAGTTATCAAGAGCATCAATCATCCAGTCAGTAGCAGCCTGTCCATGCTTGTCAACCAGCTTCTGGCATTCAGCTTCGGTCATCAAGACATTTTCGGCATAGGTGATTTTGGGTACCTTGGGTGCGCGATTCTTATCTCTTTTTACTTTACTATTCTTTACTTTACTTTCCTTTACTTTACTTTGTGTACTTTTGACGTCATTAAGTCGGCATTCTTCTGCGGAAACACTTCCGTTATCCTCCGATAACTCTTCATCAAGTGGGGTTTCTTCCGGATTAATTCCGGAATAACTCTCCGTTTTCGGTTCTTCAACTCGGATTTCTTCGGAATTAACCTCTTCACTCATTGGGTTTTCGTCTACTTCTTGTGGGGTTTCTTCCGTGTTATCGTCATCAAACCACCGTAATAACTTGTCATGAAGAATGTATTCGGGAACAATCTCAATTTCTTTTCGCTTCTGTGCTGCCATATAAAAGCGCTTCTGAATGCCCCTAGACGTGATAATTCCATACAGATCAAAAAGTTCCTGATTGAATAGACCAACCTCCAGACAACTAGCAAGGATCTCTTCGATCTTATCCATCTCGATCCCCGTCCGTTTCTTCATAGAAGCTAACTGGAACTTTGACCATTCAATAAAATAGCCACTCGAATATATCCTCTGCAGGAGTTTGATCCAGAGATAAAAGCCTTCAGCTTCATATAATGTCTCGATGTATTCCACCTTTTCATCTGGAAATACATCCAGACTGAAGTACTCTATGCCTAATTTAATCGGTCTCGCCATATCCTCACCCTACCTCTGTAAGTTCTTCATGATCGTCCCCAGGGAAGAATAACTCCATCCCCGACTTGTAGGTATTGTAGTACCTTCTATGGTTGATCTTCAGCTTCTTGATAACATCATTAACTTTGAATCCAAAATACTCTCTTAAGAAGTAGATCTTAAAAAACAATCGATCTTCTTCGGTTAATTCTCTGGTACCTACAATCGTTTTAAAATCCTTGGCGAACTCCCTCTGAACGTACTTTTCAAAATTGATAGGGAAGCATTTTTCCAAGTGCTTTCTGGCAATTTCAATTTCTTCATCTTTTATTTCCACTTCGTTGTACTCATGATTCTCAGCGCATACCTCACGCTCAATTTGCAACTTCTTAATTCTTTTATTCAGTGCCTGAATCTTGTCACGATACGTCTTGTAATTGGCTGCGCAATACTTTGCCCAGTCCTCTCTCAACATGTCTACATGCTTCATTTACTTTCCCCCTACGTATTCTCTATTCACTTACACAAACGAATCTGATATAATCAAATAGAGATATTTTTAGTCGAATACTCGTTGGATCCGCATTCCCGTGCGGGTCTATTTTTTTTGGAAACAATTGATCGGGCATACCGTATCCCTTCTAATTCTCTTTCCAGTCCGCTTACATTTTTGAAAATCTTGCACCATACCGTCAGATCGTTTCACGCGATCTAAATAGCAATGTTCGCATCGTTTCATACCTACTTCACAATATTCATTTGCTGAATTTTTCATCATTCGCCTCCTAGCGCTTGCAATGCCAACTGGATCCGTAGGTCTACACCCTCAGGGATAGTCTGTATATAAGCCAAATCGATCTGCTCGAGCGTTTGTGCCGAGAAGCTGACACTTTCCCTTAGGACTCGATTCTCCGTCCTCAGATTCTCAATAACAACCGATTGGAAGGCATTGCTATCATCAAGTATTGCCACTGACTCCTGGTACTCTCCGATCAGGTTATGCTGCATAACCCCAATCATGACCAACATGATGATCAAGATCACCAAGCAAGGAACAATCATTTGATCAATTTTCATTTGTTCTTTGATCTTTGGCCGTTCTACCTTTCTTTCATTCAACTTGTCATTCATTTTCCTCTCCTTTCACATCGCCTTTCCTTTGCGTTTGTATTCATCAAACTTTCGCGTTTTTCTCAAGTGATACACTTTCGAAAGAATCGTAGCATGAGTGCGACCCAGTGCTAATGCCAAATCAGCTCCCTTTGTGTTTTCATACATTAAGCATAAATACATAAGATCTTCTTCACTCCAGACCTTCTGATGCATATCATGTACTTCTGGATCATATGGTGCTCTGTACTTATTCACCGACGTCTACCTCCTCTCAAGCTGGGTCACTTTCAAAGATAATATCTCCTGCGCCCTCTCCAATTTCCCCATCTAGACCACCTACAAATTCCTGAAATTTATTCGGGTAAATATAATAACTGAAGCTCGAAGATCCCGGCATCTTCCATGCCACACCAAATGGCAACAACCCTCTTCGCAAACCGATACGAACAAACATTTCCGATTTCCCCATAATATCTGCTGCTTTCTTAATTGTGATTAGTCTCGGTGCTTGATTACTCATTTTCATTCCTCCTATCATACTTTTTTGTAATAACCTTTCAAATTCATCTTTAACACCAACCGGTGTTCCAGCTCTCGAAGATCCAATCCAAATACCTCGGACATTTCAATCAAATGCATTTGAATTGCCGGCAAAACATCAACAATCTGTTCTTCGTGTTTCATTATCATTTGCCATTCTTGTTCGGTAAACTCCCGCCGATCTCGCTTATTCAAAACCATCTTTCGAAGCTTCTCAATATTCGATATCAACTCTGCAGCTTCCTCGATCAGTACACTCATACCGACGATTTTATGATCATCCACCTTGTTTAGCACTGGCACATTAAAGAAGCTGGTCTTATACTCGAAGCAATACGCTGCAAGTAATCGATCACTCTCCAGTACCCGCGTCATCCTAAAGGCATTATCTGATGGAACATCCCGTCCGGATTCATAATCCGATACGGTAGATTGGGTAACACCTATTCGTCTAGCCAATTCAGTTTGACTCATTCCATTTTTCTTTCTCTGCATCAATAATTCATTTGAAAACGACACATAATCACCTCCACATATATTTATTCATCCGATAGAGTACCGGTGAATTATCATTCGCTTTCCCTTACAATTAAACTAGAAACGCTTCACAAACCTCTCCCAAGGTTCTATGTAGAAGCATTCTCCCCTCGCGGACCAGTTCATCCATGTCATGTCCTTGATGGACAAGTGCCGCGATCTCTCTTGATATCTCCCTAGCATT
This genomic window contains:
- a CDS encoding site-specific integrase → MAAANPIRDKRVLKDITEYLKMQSDRDYILFMLGIYSGLRISDILKLKVSDVRDQEYFMVTEQKTGNVRKIIVNPELRREVALYVCDKDNEDYLIRSRQNYNRPITRQRAYQIINAAGGKYGVKLSTHSMRKTFGHHFYLQCGERNALPVLMKIYGHRSEVQTLDYIGVEQDYLDRTLKNFRF
- a CDS encoding terminase large subunit; amino-acid sequence: MDRTTKYAREVLAGNIPANELVKLACKRHMNDLKKSVRKKYPYKFDKELADRAINFFPFLKHTTGEWAGRPIELELWQCFIVGSVFGWVRKSDGVRRFRTAYVQVPRKNGKSTLAAGIALYGLLADGEARAEIYSAATKRDQAKIIFEEAKRMVMTSSELKDMVDIYKLNLSVPATFSKFEPLASEADSLDGLNVYFALIDELHAHKTRELWDVLETATGARRQPLMFPITTAGFNHNGICYEQYEYSTKILKNTAGMEDDRYFAYIAQMDPEDDWRDPETWAKANPNLGVSVKLEDLEAKVKKAMEIPAAQNNFLCKHLNVWVNSEVRWMDMEKWRKCPTLSKEEVKALKLEEIPCIVGVDLSATTDITSINFEFSLPDGRVFVHSHSFIPEDKVDEKIKRDKVPYRLWEKQGYLTFTPGGVVDYDWIISYIMTKAEVWDIKEICYDPWNATQMANTLTNEGFLCVEIRQGYKTLSEPTKDVYKLVLRGKYIHNNNPVLSWAMSNAVAVSDPAGNIKLDKSKAQYRIDPAVAAVISHVRAILRPYENESRSVYSERGIAFI
- a CDS encoding ATP-binding protein — its product is MTALNQILQSGIGTISNQGAMQRKSQTQYKCSICHDSGWEIITKDDGREACRPCECLKRKKAISALKDSGIAEAFQDRTLDNYIPKNEVQEVALSRSKRFVEIFGEYDNMHMNFMLMGQNGAGKTHLSIGIANALIKKNVLVRYVTFQDLLATFANAKKEKDLYKVINQYKDAELLVIDDIFRTTIREWNGQKNPLMSHIDSMFQIIDYRYFKKKGIVVTCEKTIEELRNMDRAITGRLVEYARGNIVEFKDPKLDHRFYGQ
- a CDS encoding single-stranded DNA-binding protein codes for the protein MNKCIEMGRLSVDVSLDYEALNGTPLATTQLAVDRGYSKDMRAKREQQGKPTADFFLVKAIGAPAVFLSKYSKKGKRVLIEGKLRSGTYDRDGVRHYVTEIMAERVEIIDWASQKKQQAEPDQKVETDPMADFEEFRNDDEIPF
- a CDS encoding phage terminase small subunit P27 family produces the protein MGQPGRKPKPTALKSLQGNPGKRSLNKNEPEFEKYELDAKGTVKPPTYLDSLAKKEWKRIAPLLHKVGLLTKADEAALAAYCANFSRWVQAEKLVKEKGLTFTSDKGNIIQRPEVGIANTAMKLMVTFCKEFGLTPSSRTSLSMEQAEKMESPFASFIKGGRSG